Proteins encoded in a region of the Chryseobacterium piperi genome:
- a CDS encoding GNAT family N-acetyltransferase — protein sequence MYYKNDTIIIREFAPQELDLFLSLFENENVTSFLPYKSPEEYKEMFAKALADYQEGSLGRWGIFNAQNNDFIGMCVVRIFADNLNQTEIGYVLSENYWGKGVATVVCKALVDYCLSLDNHQDIIAITDLHNIGSQKVLVKNGFIRIENLVRENGEVAYFKFG from the coding sequence ATGTACTATAAAAACGATACCATTATCATACGGGAATTTGCCCCCCAGGAACTCGATTTATTCTTATCCCTTTTTGAAAATGAAAATGTTACCAGCTTTCTACCTTACAAAAGCCCTGAAGAATATAAAGAAATGTTTGCCAAAGCATTGGCTGATTATCAGGAAGGCTCCTTAGGCAGATGGGGCATATTTAATGCACAGAATAATGATTTTATAGGAATGTGTGTAGTCAGAATCTTTGCTGATAATCTTAACCAAACAGAAATAGGATACGTTTTAAGTGAAAACTATTGGGGAAAAGGAGTTGCTACTGTCGTATGTAAAGCTCTGGTAGACTATTGTCTTTCATTAGATAATCATCAAGATATTATTGCAATAACCGACCTACACAATATAGGATCACAAAAAGTGCTTGTAAAAAATGGATTCATCCGAATAGAAAACCTGGTACGGGAAAACGGTGAGGTAGCTTATTTTAAATTTGGTTAA
- a CDS encoding zinc-dependent metalloprotease, whose translation MSLFPIIGFAQENRPHECKADEMMKKHFELHPESKAEYENFEKFTKDFVKKMESNKTPLNKKVNAPTYIIPVVFHVYGESQSNVKVNYQKVVDLLQQINLNFNGTNTDSNTIDSYFQPIRGTLSIEFRLAKIDPTGKATSGVVFHPFKSGYGNGGGYDAQIGADAWDNTKYMNVYIQNDLYANKDLYQSGVAWYPDSYMASVNTARVVYNGRYIYDAAGTVASNEFSDTFTHEFGHWLNLQHTFNVLCSTANPSNDGDGVADTPVENNSSGLGCTAGNNCLGQKVNVENYMGYNGSAGCYKMFTNGQVNRMLAALNHPSRINLWQPANLAATGVANTPPKLTLSNSTFTENLNNNGAVSLDGTVASAPTSTITLNGATFAVSNGTTLIAGTHFTSSLPAGQTATITVTSPSTATLTINGAATSHPKSQVLNSSITFLNPAITGGLTSLGSTTSLALTFSYKDPYKIVTGTPLESYANPTPTAVTTNSGAPWKYFIINPELSDDAGYGAWYYGANQLKLETYWKGLVCGVGTRNISLIPSCTTISNANNIGYPTGTPGQLDVYTPTYTTWSGKTAYVGFRNQFEGYNINGYFKLIVGANGSNYSVTEFGYNTQPYGSITTPCTSSLSTSLSASDVDTTNSETSIYPNPVSDVLNIKTKGKIKSISVYDMLGRKMKAKVIGDKVDVKNFLSGTYLIDIETSLGKSSQKFIKK comes from the coding sequence ATGTCCCTATTTCCAATAATAGGTTTTGCTCAAGAAAATAGACCTCATGAGTGTAAAGCAGATGAAATGATGAAAAAACATTTTGAACTGCACCCTGAATCTAAAGCTGAATATGAAAATTTTGAAAAATTCACCAAAGATTTTGTAAAAAAAATGGAATCAAACAAAACTCCATTGAATAAAAAGGTCAACGCTCCAACCTATATCATACCTGTAGTTTTTCATGTGTATGGAGAATCTCAGAGTAATGTAAAAGTAAATTACCAAAAAGTAGTTGACTTGCTGCAACAAATCAACTTAAATTTCAATGGAACTAATACTGATTCAAACACTATAGATTCTTACTTCCAGCCTATTAGGGGCACATTAAGTATTGAATTCCGCTTAGCTAAAATTGACCCAACCGGAAAAGCAACAAGCGGAGTAGTATTTCACCCTTTCAAAAGTGGATATGGCAACGGAGGCGGATATGATGCACAAATTGGCGCAGATGCATGGGATAATACAAAGTATATGAATGTGTATATACAAAATGATCTATATGCTAATAAAGATTTATATCAATCGGGAGTTGCCTGGTATCCGGATTCATACATGGCTTCAGTAAATACAGCAAGAGTTGTTTATAATGGCCGTTATATATATGATGCTGCAGGAACTGTGGCTTCAAACGAGTTTTCTGATACATTCACTCACGAATTTGGGCATTGGTTAAATCTTCAACACACGTTCAATGTTCTTTGTTCAACTGCGAACCCTAGTAATGATGGTGACGGAGTTGCTGACACCCCTGTAGAAAATAATTCTTCTGGATTAGGATGTACAGCTGGAAACAATTGTCTTGGACAAAAAGTGAACGTTGAAAACTATATGGGATACAATGGTTCCGCTGGTTGTTATAAAATGTTTACGAATGGACAAGTTAATAGAATGTTAGCCGCATTAAATCACCCGTCAAGAATAAATTTATGGCAGCCTGCCAACTTAGCCGCAACCGGAGTTGCCAATACTCCACCTAAATTAACTCTTAGCAACAGTACCTTTACAGAGAACTTAAACAATAATGGAGCCGTGTCATTAGATGGAACAGTAGCATCTGCTCCTACATCAACCATTACCCTAAACGGAGCAACATTTGCCGTATCGAATGGAACAACTCTTATTGCAGGAACACATTTCACTTCTTCATTGCCAGCAGGACAAACAGCAACTATAACAGTTACAAGCCCTTCTACTGCTACACTTACCATAAATGGTGCGGCAACCAGTCATCCTAAAAGTCAGGTCCTGAATTCATCAATTACATTCCTAAATCCGGCTATAACAGGAGGCTTAACTTCATTAGGATCAACTACATCTTTGGCATTAACTTTTTCTTACAAAGATCCCTATAAAATAGTTACAGGAACTCCTCTGGAAAGTTATGCCAATCCAACACCAACTGCAGTAACAACCAACTCCGGAGCACCTTGGAAATATTTTATCATTAACCCGGAGCTTAGTGATGATGCAGGCTATGGTGCTTGGTACTATGGCGCAAATCAATTAAAATTGGAAACCTATTGGAAAGGATTAGTATGTGGGGTAGGGACAAGAAATATTAGTTTAATTCCGTCTTGTACCACTATAAGTAATGCAAATAATATAGGTTATCCAACTGGTACTCCTGGACAACTTGACGTGTACACCCCTACATACACTACCTGGTCTGGCAAAACCGCTTATGTTGGCTTTAGAAACCAATTCGAAGGTTACAATATTAACGGCTATTTCAAACTGATTGTTGGGGCCAATGGTTCAAATTATTCTGTAACTGAGTTTGGATATAATACACAACCATATGGCAGTATTACAACGCCTTGTACATCATCATTATCCACTTCATTATCCGCTTCAGACGTTGATACAACAAACTCAGAAACATCCATCTATCCAAATCCAGTTTCTGATGTATTGAATATTAAAACAAAAGGGAAAATTAAATCAATTTCTGTTTACGACATGCTTGGAAGAAAAATGAAAGCTAAAGTTATTGGTGATAAGGTTGATGTTAAAAACTTCCTAAGCGGAACTTATTTAATTGATATTGAAACTTCTTTAGGGAAATCTTCCCAAAAATTCATTAAAAAATAG
- a CDS encoding NAD(P)/FAD-dependent oxidoreductase, whose translation MTQNKGKALIIGAGIAGLSSAYYLLEKGWQVEILEQNDLRNNCSYGNAGMIVPSHFTPLAAPGVVAQGIRWMFDSKSPFYVKPSLSTQLLSWGLKFLKHSNQKHVDRSAQAIRDLNLASSSLYNEIAGKEEFDFELNQNGILMLYKTEKVAEEETELAHKAISLGLPVDILDKKGIQELEPNTQLEVIGGINYQCDGHMNPIKLMKQMISYLKNNGVLFHTHHKVTAYEITGDTIKAVIANGKKFLADRVIITGGSFLPELAQKAGIKIQLMPGKGYSFMHSPENPTSTLEHAALLLEARVAVTPMNGQIRFGGTMELASHHDKVNMKRVEGIVNSIPKYMPDFQVKLPKESEIWFGYRPCAPDGLPYLGQSSRLKNLIIAGGGGMMGLSLGPVFGKTVSEIANEEKPTVDIRIFNPERFS comes from the coding sequence ATGACACAAAATAAAGGCAAAGCACTCATTATAGGTGCAGGCATCGCAGGGCTAAGTTCAGCCTATTACCTTTTGGAAAAAGGCTGGCAGGTAGAAATTCTGGAGCAGAATGACCTTCGCAATAATTGCTCTTATGGCAATGCAGGCATGATTGTACCCAGCCATTTTACCCCTTTGGCTGCTCCCGGAGTTGTTGCACAGGGAATCCGTTGGATGTTCGACAGTAAAAGTCCGTTTTATGTAAAGCCATCGCTGAGTACCCAACTTTTATCCTGGGGATTAAAATTTCTGAAACATTCCAATCAAAAACATGTAGACCGTTCTGCACAGGCAATCAGAGATCTTAATCTCGCAAGTAGCAGCCTTTACAATGAAATTGCAGGAAAAGAAGAATTTGATTTCGAATTAAATCAAAACGGAATCCTGATGCTTTATAAAACCGAAAAAGTTGCCGAAGAAGAAACAGAGCTAGCCCATAAAGCCATCAGTTTAGGATTGCCTGTTGATATTCTGGATAAAAAAGGAATTCAGGAGCTGGAACCCAATACCCAACTGGAGGTCATAGGAGGAATCAATTACCAATGTGATGGCCATATGAATCCAATAAAGTTGATGAAGCAAATGATCTCTTATCTTAAAAATAACGGAGTCCTCTTTCATACACACCATAAAGTAACAGCCTATGAAATCACTGGAGACACTATTAAAGCAGTAATCGCCAACGGTAAGAAGTTTTTGGCTGATCGTGTTATTATAACCGGTGGTTCATTTTTACCTGAGCTTGCCCAAAAAGCTGGAATTAAGATTCAGCTCATGCCCGGAAAAGGGTATTCATTCATGCATAGTCCTGAAAATCCAACTAGTACATTAGAACATGCCGCATTATTACTGGAAGCCAGAGTAGCAGTAACCCCTATGAACGGGCAGATCCGTTTTGGAGGAACTATGGAACTGGCTTCCCATCATGATAAGGTGAATATGAAAAGAGTAGAAGGGATTGTAAACTCTATTCCCAAATATATGCCTGATTTTCAGGTAAAATTGCCTAAAGAATCTGAAATATGGTTTGGATACAGGCCCTGTGCACCGGATGGCCTTCCTTATTTAGGACAATCCTCCAGACTAAAAAATCTGATTATTGCAGGCGGTGGCGGAATGATGGGCTTAAGTCTTGGACCTGTTTTCGGAAAAACAGTGTCTGAAATTGCTAATGAAGAGAAACCCACTGTTGATATCAGAATCTTTAATCCTGAAAGATTTAGTTAA
- a CDS encoding 4-hydroxyproline epimerase, translated as MNRTFFCIDSHTCGCPVRLVAGGGPILKGNSMMERRLHFMKEYDWIRKGLMFEPRGHDMMSGSILYPPIDEENDIGVLYIETSGCLPMCGHGTIGTVTIAIEEGLVIPKIPGKLRLETPAGLILIDYIQEGKKVKSVKLTNVKSFLYAENLEVECPDLGVIKADVAYGGNFYAIIDPQENFRDISDFTASQLIHYGKIIRSLLNEKYEFIHPENEHISGLSHIQWTGTPTDPKASGRNAVLVGENALDRSPCGTGTSARMAQWYAKGKLKEGEEFIHESYIGSQFIGRIEGTAAVDGKPAIIPSVEGWARITGYNQIIIDDEDPYWQGFQVM; from the coding sequence ATGAACAGAACATTTTTTTGCATAGACTCGCATACTTGTGGCTGCCCTGTACGTCTTGTTGCGGGTGGAGGACCTATTTTGAAAGGAAATTCCATGATGGAGCGCAGGCTTCACTTTATGAAAGAATATGACTGGATCCGAAAAGGATTAATGTTTGAACCCCGCGGCCATGATATGATGAGCGGAAGTATTCTTTACCCACCTATTGATGAAGAAAATGACATCGGAGTTTTATATATTGAAACCAGTGGCTGCCTTCCGATGTGCGGGCACGGCACCATAGGAACAGTTACCATTGCCATAGAAGAAGGCTTGGTTATTCCTAAAATTCCGGGAAAACTACGATTGGAAACCCCTGCAGGACTTATCCTTATAGATTATATCCAGGAAGGGAAGAAAGTAAAATCGGTAAAATTGACCAATGTAAAATCTTTTCTGTATGCTGAAAACCTTGAAGTAGAATGCCCGGATCTTGGAGTCATAAAGGCTGATGTGGCCTATGGTGGAAACTTTTACGCCATCATTGATCCTCAGGAAAACTTTAGAGATATTTCTGATTTTACCGCGAGTCAGCTTATTCACTATGGAAAGATCATCAGAAGCTTGCTTAATGAAAAATATGAGTTCATTCATCCTGAAAACGAACATATTTCAGGTTTAAGCCATATTCAATGGACGGGAACTCCTACAGATCCTAAAGCCAGCGGAAGGAATGCCGTATTAGTAGGTGAAAATGCCTTAGACCGTTCTCCTTGTGGAACAGGAACTTCAGCAAGAATGGCTCAATGGTACGCAAAAGGTAAATTAAAAGAAGGCGAAGAGTTCATCCATGAAAGTTATATCGGATCTCAGTTTATCGGAAGAATTGAAGGAACAGCTGCCGTTGATGGTAAACCGGCTATTATCCCGTCAGTAGAAGGCTGGGCTAGAATTACCGGCTACAACCAGATTATTATTGATGATGAAGATCCTTATTGGCAGGGATTTCAGGTAATGTAA
- a CDS encoding aldehyde dehydrogenase (NADP(+)), producing MIEETSKENIEIRVQMASEAYQFLKSTTIKQRAVFMNAVADKIEALGEELLTTAHAETSLPQTRLTGEKARTIGQWRSYAKAVASGIYIEPRIDLPQPEKQKGDLRKYNIGLGSVVVFGASNFPFAFSTAGGDTASAIGAGCPVIVKAHPAHPKTSQMMADAITNAVKEFGWPEGIFSHITGTSYETGVYLAQHKDIHAVAFTGSYSGGKALFDIANRRENPIPVFAEMGSINPVFALQHLMENKAEVLAKEYISSLTLGVGQFCTNPGVFIAVKGPSLDRFISALKNEIHEIIPANMLHNGIYENFAKHTSNAISQPGIEVIATTEAEEGKGNATIIKTNAQSFLNNPVLSEEVFGPFGIIVTCESKEELIQIAQNLKGQLTITVAATSDDVHENAELIHLLKDKCGRLLFNGIPTGVEVVYAMQHGGPFPSTTDSRFTSVGPDAVKRFVRPISFQNWPDEFLPEELKNENPLQISRIVDGEVNVKSLKLETV from the coding sequence ATGATTGAAGAAACATCAAAAGAAAACATTGAGATAAGGGTTCAGATGGCTTCCGAAGCATATCAGTTCCTAAAAAGTACAACGATAAAACAACGGGCAGTATTCATGAATGCTGTTGCCGATAAAATTGAAGCTTTAGGAGAAGAACTTTTAACGACTGCTCATGCTGAAACTTCATTACCTCAGACAAGACTTACCGGTGAAAAAGCCAGAACAATAGGTCAATGGAGAAGTTATGCAAAAGCAGTAGCTTCGGGGATCTACATTGAGCCGAGAATTGATCTTCCCCAACCTGAAAAGCAGAAAGGAGATCTCAGAAAATACAATATAGGATTAGGATCTGTTGTAGTTTTTGGAGCCAGTAATTTTCCTTTTGCTTTTTCCACAGCAGGAGGTGATACGGCAAGTGCTATAGGAGCAGGCTGCCCGGTTATTGTAAAAGCCCATCCTGCCCATCCTAAGACCTCCCAGATGATGGCTGATGCTATCACCAATGCCGTAAAAGAATTTGGATGGCCTGAAGGGATCTTCAGCCATATTACCGGAACCTCTTATGAAACAGGAGTTTATTTAGCGCAGCACAAAGATATTCATGCCGTAGCATTTACGGGTTCATACAGTGGAGGAAAAGCCTTATTTGATATAGCCAATCGTCGAGAAAATCCTATTCCTGTATTTGCAGAAATGGGAAGCATTAATCCTGTATTTGCCCTTCAACACTTGATGGAAAATAAAGCAGAAGTTTTAGCTAAAGAATATATAAGTTCATTAACATTAGGAGTAGGACAGTTCTGTACCAATCCAGGAGTATTTATTGCTGTTAAAGGACCATCTCTGGATCGCTTTATTTCTGCATTAAAAAATGAAATTCATGAAATTATACCTGCCAATATGCTGCACAATGGCATATATGAAAACTTTGCAAAGCATACATCCAATGCAATAAGTCAGCCGGGTATTGAAGTCATTGCTACAACGGAAGCAGAAGAAGGGAAAGGAAATGCTACGATTATAAAAACCAATGCACAAAGTTTTCTCAATAATCCTGTGCTGAGCGAAGAAGTCTTCGGACCTTTTGGAATTATTGTCACTTGTGAAAGCAAAGAGGAACTTATACAGATCGCTCAAAACCTAAAAGGACAGTTAACCATTACTGTTGCAGCCACTTCAGATGATGTCCATGAAAACGCTGAACTGATTCATCTTTTGAAAGATAAATGTGGAAGACTCTTATTCAACGGAATACCTACCGGAGTGGAAGTGGTGTATGCCATGCAACACGGAGGGCCGTTCCCATCTACCACAGATTCCCGTTTTACTTCCGTAGGTCCGGATGCCGTGAAACGATTTGTTCGCCCCATTTCTTTTCAGAACTGGCCGGATGAATTCTTACCGGAAGAACTGAAGAATGAAAACCCATTGCAGATCAGCAGAATCGTAGATGGGGAAGTGAATGTAAAATCATTAAAACTAGAAACCGTATGA
- a CDS encoding dihydrodipicolinate synthase family protein, which translates to MSTKLNWEGIYPAVLTPFTKEGKIDFEMFAVNTEAQIKAGVHGIILAGTLGEASALETEEKFELLQYAKKITQGRIPVILNLSENTTKNAINFAQKAKELGADGLMLLPPMRYKADSREVIEYFKAVATATDLPILIYNNPVDYGIYVTLEMFDELIECPTIQAVKESTRDLANVTRMINRFGKRIKILGGVDTICLETLMLGADGLVAGLVDAFPHETMAMYNYAKTGEYDKAVAIYRWFMPLLELDIHPKLIQYIKLAATTEGISNPYVRAPRLELQGEEAERVNKIIEEGRTNRPVLD; encoded by the coding sequence ATGAGTACAAAACTAAACTGGGAAGGGATTTATCCTGCTGTATTAACTCCTTTTACGAAGGAAGGAAAGATTGATTTTGAAATGTTTGCTGTTAATACAGAAGCCCAGATTAAAGCCGGAGTTCATGGTATTATCCTTGCCGGAACATTAGGAGAAGCCAGTGCACTGGAAACCGAAGAAAAATTTGAACTTCTTCAATATGCCAAAAAGATTACACAGGGCAGAATTCCTGTTATCCTTAACCTTTCTGAAAATACAACCAAAAATGCCATAAACTTTGCCCAAAAAGCAAAAGAACTGGGAGCTGATGGATTAATGCTTCTTCCCCCAATGCGTTATAAAGCCGATAGTCGTGAAGTGATAGAATACTTCAAAGCCGTTGCCACAGCTACAGACCTTCCTATCCTTATCTATAACAACCCTGTTGATTATGGAATTTATGTAACCCTGGAAATGTTTGATGAGCTTATTGAATGTCCAACTATTCAGGCGGTTAAAGAGTCCACCAGAGATCTGGCCAACGTAACCAGAATGATTAACCGTTTTGGAAAAAGGATTAAAATTCTGGGTGGAGTAGATACTATCTGCCTTGAAACGCTGATGCTTGGTGCTGATGGATTGGTAGCAGGACTTGTAGACGCTTTCCCTCATGAAACAATGGCCATGTATAATTATGCCAAAACAGGGGAATATGATAAAGCAGTAGCCATTTACAGATGGTTTATGCCATTATTAGAGTTAGATATTCATCCAAAGCTTATTCAGTATATCAAACTGGCTGCTACCACTGAAGGAATCAGTAATCCTTATGTAAGAGCACCACGTCTTGAACTTCAGGGTGAAGAAGCTGAAAGAGTCAATAAAATAATTGAAGAAGGCAGAACAAATCGCCCAGTATTAGATTAA
- a CDS encoding AraC family transcriptional regulator — translation MKSLQFSVPADTNKSIRIQEDIMPNFYPYFHRHTETQIMWILKGHGTLAIEQNLFTFEPGDIFYLGANQSHVFKGDFAENEKQKVHAISIFFDPDKKISAFFDLPEFEELKNFIEHSKVGFQVAPKLKSSVGESMAGLQKTQGIEQIIGFIKILNHLMQNRHLHIPLSSEKNLPNHISDNDQRIIDAQNYIKKNFTQQKLTLDAIAKEACMTPQAFCRSFKKRTRITYIKYLNELRVQRACRLLTSSSMYSISSVAFNSGFNSLTNFNRVFKSIMKYSPKEYLKHYKEATFDHE, via the coding sequence ATGAAAAGTCTTCAATTCTCAGTCCCTGCCGACACCAATAAAAGTATCCGTATTCAGGAAGATATAATGCCCAATTTTTATCCTTATTTCCATCGGCATACGGAAACACAGATTATGTGGATCCTTAAGGGGCATGGTACTCTTGCCATAGAACAGAACCTTTTTACCTTTGAGCCCGGAGATATCTTCTATTTGGGAGCCAATCAGTCGCATGTGTTCAAAGGAGATTTTGCAGAAAATGAAAAGCAAAAAGTTCATGCTATTTCCATTTTCTTTGATCCTGATAAAAAAATATCCGCTTTTTTTGACTTACCGGAATTTGAAGAACTTAAAAACTTCATTGAACATTCAAAAGTAGGGTTTCAGGTCGCCCCCAAATTAAAATCAAGTGTAGGAGAAAGCATGGCAGGATTACAAAAGACTCAAGGCATAGAGCAAATCATAGGTTTTATAAAGATTCTCAACCACCTGATGCAAAACAGACATTTGCATATTCCTTTATCTTCAGAAAAAAATCTGCCTAATCATATTTCAGATAATGACCAGAGAATTATAGATGCCCAAAATTATATTAAGAAAAACTTTACCCAACAAAAATTAACTCTTGATGCCATTGCTAAAGAAGCTTGTATGACCCCTCAGGCATTCTGCAGATCCTTTAAAAAGCGCACCAGGATTACTTATATTAAATATCTTAATGAGTTAAGAGTACAAAGAGCCTGTAGATTATTAACCTCAAGCAGTATGTACAGCATTTCTTCCGTTGCCTTCAACAGTGGATTCAATAGCTTAACCAATTTCAACCGGGTTTTTAAATCTATTATGAAATATTCACCCAAAGAATACCTGAAGCATTATAAAGAAGCTACTTTTGACCACGAATAG
- a CDS encoding aminopeptidase P family protein, producing the protein MFSVQTYQDRRAVLQSNVAGGILLFLGNIENPVNFEHNPYYFRQDSTFLYYLGIQEPKIAAIIDIDENKTIVFGDELSIDDIVWMGRQETLKEKSLKSGVQETLPYDELSTYVRKAQDSGRKVHYLPPYQSSNKILLSDLLGIKIAELQPSVEMIKAVVKQRSVKEAQEIVQIEQAVNVSNEMHLLAMRIAKPGVKEYEIANAIQHLAGNKECPMSYPPIVTINGGILHNHYRLNTLKNGDLFLNDSGAETAMGYAGDLTRTFPVSNAFSTKQKEIYEIVLNAFENAQRLLRPGIPFKDIHLKASQHLVEGLIDLGLMKGNSEEAVKNNAHTLFFQCGLGHMMGLDVHDMEDLGEQYVGYTEGEPKDTQTFGLKSLRLGKSLESGFVVTVEPGIYIIPELIDIWQAENKNADFINYDRVNEYRDFGGVRIEDDFLITSDGYRLLGNGLIKTVEEIENYRTEHLA; encoded by the coding sequence ATGTTTTCAGTACAAACTTATCAAGACAGAAGAGCTGTATTGCAAAGCAATGTAGCGGGTGGAATTCTATTGTTTTTAGGAAATATAGAAAACCCTGTAAATTTTGAGCATAACCCTTATTATTTCCGTCAGGACAGTACCTTCCTGTATTATTTGGGGATCCAGGAACCGAAAATTGCTGCTATTATTGATATCGATGAAAATAAGACTATTGTTTTCGGAGATGAATTAAGTATCGATGATATTGTATGGATGGGCAGACAGGAAACTTTGAAAGAAAAAAGTTTAAAATCCGGGGTTCAGGAAACTTTACCATATGATGAGCTTTCAACATACGTACGAAAGGCGCAAGACTCCGGTAGAAAAGTACATTATCTTCCTCCCTATCAGTCTTCGAATAAAATCCTGTTGAGTGATCTTCTGGGCATTAAAATAGCAGAGCTACAACCTTCTGTTGAAATGATCAAGGCAGTTGTAAAACAACGTTCAGTAAAAGAAGCTCAGGAAATTGTACAGATAGAACAGGCTGTTAATGTATCCAATGAAATGCATTTGCTGGCTATGCGTATAGCTAAGCCGGGTGTTAAAGAATATGAAATAGCAAATGCTATTCAACATCTTGCAGGAAATAAAGAGTGCCCAATGTCCTACCCTCCTATTGTTACGATTAACGGAGGTATACTTCATAATCATTATCGTCTTAATACCCTTAAAAACGGGGATCTTTTCCTAAATGATTCCGGAGCTGAAACGGCTATGGGATATGCAGGTGACTTAACACGGACCTTCCCCGTCAGTAATGCTTTTAGTACCAAGCAAAAAGAAATATATGAAATCGTCCTGAATGCTTTTGAGAATGCCCAGCGCCTTTTAAGACCGGGTATTCCATTTAAGGATATTCATCTGAAAGCTTCACAGCATCTGGTAGAAGGACTTATTGATTTAGGGCTCATGAAGGGAAATTCTGAGGAAGCTGTAAAAAATAATGCCCATACTTTATTTTTCCAATGTGGCCTGGGGCATATGATGGGACTCGATGTTCATGACATGGAAGATCTTGGAGAGCAATATGTAGGATATACTGAAGGAGAACCAAAAGATACTCAAACATTCGGGCTTAAATCTTTACGTTTAGGCAAGTCTTTAGAATCGGGATTTGTAGTAACCGTTGAGCCGGGTATTTATATAATTCCTGAACTAATCGATATATGGCAAGCTGAAAATAAAAATGCTGACTTTATCAATTATGATCGTGTCAATGAGTACCGGGATTTTGGAGGGGTGCGAATTGAAGATGATTTCCTGATCACAAGTGATGGATACCGGCTTTTAGGAAATGGATTGATTAAAACCGTTGAGGAAATTGAAAATTACAGAACAGAACATTTAGCTTAA